In Actinomadura luteofluorescens, the sequence GCACCGCGGGCGCGGCAAGCTGCTGGCGCGCGAGCGCATCGAGCTGCTGCTCGACCCCGACTCGCCGTTCCTCGAACTGAGCCCCCTCGCCGCGTGGGGGAGCGACTTCCCGGTCGGCGCGAGCGTCGTCACCGGCATCGGCGTCGTCGAGGGCGTCGAGTGCGTGATCGTGGCGAACGACCCGACGGTGCGGGGCGGGTCCAGCAACCCGTGGACGGTGAAGAAGAGCTTCCGGGCGTCCGACATCGCGCTGGAGAACCGGCTGCCCGTCATCAACCTGGTCGAGTCGGGCGGCGCGGACCTGCCGACGCAGAAGGAGATCTTCATCCCGGGAGGCCGCATGTTCCGCGACCTTACCCGGCTGTCGGCCGCGGGGATCCCGACGATCGCGCTCGTGTTCGGCAACTCCACGGCGGGCGGCGCCTACATCCCGGGGATGTGCGACCACGTCGTCATGGTCAAGGAGCGCGCGAAGGTGTTCCTCGGCGGTCCGCCGCTGGTGAAGATGGCGACCGGCGAGGAGGCCGACGACGAGGAGCTCGGCGGCGCCGAGATGCACGCCCGCGCCTCCGGCCCTCGCCGACTACATGGCGGCGGACGAGGCGGACGCGCTGCGGCTCGGGCGCCAGATCGTCGCGAACCTCAACCACCGCAGGCTCGGCCCCGCGCCCGGCCCGGTGGAGGAGCCGCTGTACGACGCCGAGGAGCTGGCCGGGATCGTCCCCGAGGACCTGAAGGTCCCGTTCGACCCGCGCGAGGTCATCGCACGGATCGCCGACGGTTCGCGGTTCGACGAGTTCAAGCCGCTGTACGGCACGAGCCTGGTCACCGGCTGGACGCGCGTCCACGGCTACCCGATCGGGATCCTCGCCAACGCGCAGGGCGTCCTGTTCGGGGACGAGGCGCAGAAGGCGGCGCAGTTCATCCAGCTCGCCAACCAGAGCGACACCCCGCTGCTGTTCCTGCACAACACGACCGGCTACATGGTCGGCAGGGAGTACGAGCAGGCCGGGATCATCAAGCACGGCGCCCTGATGATCAACGCGGTGGCCAACAGCAGGGTCCCGCACATCTCGATCGTCATGGGCGCCTCGTACGGGGCGGGCAACTACGGCATGTGCGGCCGCGCGTACGACCCGCGGTTCCTGTTCGCCTGGCCGAGCGCCAAGTCGGCGGTGATGGGGCCGCAGCAGCTCGCGGGCGTCCTGTCGATCGTGGCGCGGCAGGCGGCGCAGGCGCGCGGGCAGGCCTACGACGAGGACCAGGACCGCGCGATGCGGGAGATGGTCGAGGCGCAGATCGAGGCCGAGTCGCTGCCGTTCTTCCTGTCCGGGCGGCTCTACGACGACGGGGTGATCGACCCCCGCGACACCCGGACCGTCCTCGGCCTGTGCCTGTCCGCCGTCCACAACGCGCCCGTGCGCGGCGCCGAGGGCTTCGGCGTCTTCCGGATGTGAGTGTCGAAATGATCAACAGAGTGCTGGTCGCCAACCGCGGCGAGATCGCCCGCCGCGTCCTGCGGGCCTGCCGGGACCTCGGCGTCGGGACGGTCGCCGTCCACTCCGACCCCGACGCCGGCGCGCCGCACGTGCGGGAGGCGGACGTGGCCGGGCGGCTGCCCGGGGCGTCCCCCGCGGAGACGTACCTGTCGGTGGAGCGGCTCCTCGCCGTGGCGAGGAGCGCCGGGGCCGACGCCGTCCATCCGGGCTACGGGTTCCTGTCGGAGAACGCGGACTTCGCGCGGGCCGTCGTCGACGCGGGCCTGACCTGGATCGGCCCGCCGCCCGAGGCGATCGCCGCGATGGGCTCCAAGATCGAGGCCAAGAAGCTGATGGCCGCGGCGGGCGTCCCGGTGCTGCCCGAGCTCGACCCCGCCGGGGCCGGCGCCGCGGACCTGCCGCTGCTGGTCAAGGCGTCCGCGGGCGGTGGGGGGCGCGGCATGCGCGTCGTCCGGGCGCCGGAGGAGCTGGCGGACGCCGTCGCGAGCGGGCGCAGGGAGGCGGAGTCCGCGTTCGGCGACCCGACCGTGTTCTGCGAGCCGCTCCTGGAGGACGCGCGCCACATCGAGGTGCAGATCCTCGCCGACGCGCACGGGACGGTCTGGACGCTCGGCGAGCGCGAGTGCTCGATCCAGCGCCGCCACCAGAAGATCGTCGAGGAGTCGCCGTCCCCGGCCGTCGGTCCCGAGCTGCGCGCGCGGCTGTGCGGCGCGGCGGAGAGCGCGGCGCGCGCCATCGGGTACACCGGCGCGGGCACGGTCGAGTTCATGCTGGCGCGCGACGGCCGCTTCTACTTCCTCGAGGTCAACACCCGGCTCCAGGTCGAGCACCCGGTCACCGAGTGCGTGTACGGGGTGGACCTCGTCCGGTTGCAGATCGAGGTCGCCGAGGGCGGCCGCCTGCCGCAGTCGCCGCCGGAGCCGCGCGGCCACGCCATCGAGGTGCGCCTGTACGCCGAGGACCCCGCGCGGGACTGGCGGCCCGCCGGCGGCGCGCTGCACACCTTCGAGGTGCCGGGGGTGGACGCCGAGTTCGCCGTGCCCGCCGGGTACGGGCTGCGGCTCGACAGCGGTGTGGAGAGCGGCGCCGAGGTCGGCGTCCACTACGACCCGATGCTCGCCAAGACGATCGCGTGGGCGCCGTCCCGCGGCGCCGCTGCGCGCAGGCTGGCGGCCGCGCTGCGCGGCGCCCGCATCCACGGCCTCACCACCAACCGCGACCTGCTCGTCCGGATCCTGGAGGAGCCGGCGTTCCTCGACGGCGACACCGACACCGGCTATCTCGACCGGGTCGGCCTCGGCACCCTCGCCGCGCCGCTGGCGGACGAGGCCGCGGTCCGGGTCGGCGCGCTGGCCGCCGCGCTCGCCCAGGCCGCCGCGAACCGGGCGGGCGCCTCAGTGCTCGGCGGCCTCCCGTCGGGCTGGCGCAACGTGCGGTCCCAGCCGCAGCGCAGGACGTTCCAGGGGCCGGACGGCCCGGTGGACGTCGACTACCGGCTGGACAGGAGCGGCCTGACCTCCGAACTGTGCCCGGGCACGTCGCTGCTGTCCGCCGCGCCGGATCGTGTCGTCCTCGACCACGACGGCCTCCGCGAGACCTTCACCGTGACCGCCGCCGGGGACGCCGTGCACGTCGACTCCCGCCTTGGCCCGGTCACGCTCGTCGCCGTCCCGCGCTTCGCAGACCCGAGCGGCCGGATCGCCCCGGGCTCCCTCCTGGCCCCCATGCCCGGCACCGTCGTCCGCGTCGAGACCGGACCGGGCGCTGAGGTCGCCGAGGGGCAGACCCTCGTCGTCCTGGAGGCGATGAAGATGGAGCACCGCATCGCCGCGCCGTCGGCCGGAACGGTCACGGAACTGAACGTCACCGCGGGGCAGCAGGTCGAGTCCGGCGCCGTCCTCGCCGTCATCGAAGGGACCCCCGAATGAGCTTCGTCGAGACCGAGGAACGGCGGGCCCTGCGCGACGCCGTCGCCGAACTGGGCGGCAAGTACGGCTCCTCCTACTACGTGGAGAAGGCCAAGTCCGGCCAGAAGACCGACGAGCTGTGGGCCGAGGCGGGGCGGCTCGGCTACCTGGGCGTCAACGTGCCGGAGGAGTACGGCGGCGGAGGCGGCGGCATCGGCGACCTCGCCGCCGTGTGCGAGGAGCTGGCCGCCGCGGGCTGCCCGCTGCTGCTCATGGTCGTGTCCCCGGCGATCTGCGCGACGATCATCGCCCGGTCCGGCACGCGGGACCAGCGCGAGCACTGGCTGCCGCGCTTCGCCGACGGCTCGGTGAAGATGGCGTTCGCGATCACCGAGCCCGACGCCGGCTCCAACGCGCACCGCATCACCACCACGGCGCGCCGCGACGGCGACGGGTGGGCGCTGAACGGCCAGAAGACGTTCATCTCCGGCGTGGACGAGGCGGACGCGGTGCTGTTCGTCTCCCGCACGCAGGACCAGAAGGGCAACCTGCGGCCGTCGCTGTTCATCGTCCCGACCGCCGCTCCCGGCTTCACCTTCGCCCCCATCGACATGGAGATCGTGTCGCCGGAGAAGCAGTTCGTATGCCATCTCGACGACGTCCGGCTGCCCTACGACGCGCTCGTCGGCGACGAGGACGGCGGACTGCTGCAGCTGTTCGCCGGCCTCAACCCCGAGCGCATCATGGCCGCGGCGATGGGCGCCGGGATCGGCCGCCTCGCGCTCGGCAAGGCGGTCGGTTACGCCGGGTCCCGGCAGGTGTTCCGGACGCCGATCGGCGCGCACCAGGGCCTCGCGCACCCGCTCGCCGCCGCCAAGATCGAGCTGGAGCTGGCCCGGCTGATGGGGCAGAAGGCCGCCTGGCTCTACGACGAGGGCGACGACACGGGCGCCGGCGAGGCGGCGAACATGGCCAAGTACGCCACCGCCGAGGCCGCGATCCACTGCGTCGACCAGGCCATCCAGACCCACGGCGGCAACGGGCTCACGACCGAGTACGGCGTCGGGATGCTCGCCGGGGTCGTCCGGCTCATGCGCATCGCCCCGGTCAGCCGCGAGATGATCCTCAACTACGTCGCGCAGCACTCGCTGGGGCTGCCGAAGTCCTACTGACGATTACGGTGGCGGCGCCGGTCCGGGCGGCCTAGACTCCTGCCCGTTCCCGCGCTTTGATCAAAAATGAAGATCGCGACCTGAGGGACTCACGTGTACGGTCCGCCACCCGTTCCGCTGCCCGCCGCCGAGCCCGTGCCGCCCGCGCCGCCTCCCGCCGCGGCCCCGCGCGGCCGCCGCCTGGCGGCCTGGGGCATCGACACCGCCCTCCTCGGCGGGGCCGCGATCCTCCTCGGCATGATGACGTGGGGACGGCTGAACGGGCTCCTCGGAGACGGGCTCTGGGGCGACGCCCTGTCGGCGGCGGGCGGGCTCCTGCTGTCCGGCGGCGACGTCCAGCAGGCCGCCGAGAACTTCGGCATGGGCATCTGGAACACGGTCGTCAGCGCCGTCGAGCAGGCGCTGCTCCTGCTCGTCCTGATCGAGTTCCTGCACCAGTTCGCGGGCCA encodes:
- a CDS encoding acetyl/propionyl/methylcrotonyl-CoA carboxylase subunit alpha, with translation MINRVLVANRGEIARRVLRACRDLGVGTVAVHSDPDAGAPHVREADVAGRLPGASPAETYLSVERLLAVARSAGADAVHPGYGFLSENADFARAVVDAGLTWIGPPPEAIAAMGSKIEAKKLMAAAGVPVLPELDPAGAGAADLPLLVKASAGGGGRGMRVVRAPEELADAVASGRREAESAFGDPTVFCEPLLEDARHIEVQILADAHGTVWTLGERECSIQRRHQKIVEESPSPAVGPELRARLCGAAESAARAIGYTGAGTVEFMLARDGRFYFLEVNTRLQVEHPVTECVYGVDLVRLQIEVAEGGRLPQSPPEPRGHAIEVRLYAEDPARDWRPAGGALHTFEVPGVDAEFAVPAGYGLRLDSGVESGAEVGVHYDPMLAKTIAWAPSRGAAARRLAAALRGARIHGLTTNRDLLVRILEEPAFLDGDTDTGYLDRVGLGTLAAPLADEAAVRVGALAAALAQAAANRAGASVLGGLPSGWRNVRSQPQRRTFQGPDGPVDVDYRLDRSGLTSELCPGTSLLSAAPDRVVLDHDGLRETFTVTAAGDAVHVDSRLGPVTLVAVPRFADPSGRIAPGSLLAPMPGTVVRVETGPGAEVAEGQTLVVLEAMKMEHRIAAPSAGTVTELNVTAGQQVESGAVLAVIEGTPE
- a CDS encoding acyl-CoA dehydrogenase family protein is translated as MSFVETEERRALRDAVAELGGKYGSSYYVEKAKSGQKTDELWAEAGRLGYLGVNVPEEYGGGGGGIGDLAAVCEELAAAGCPLLLMVVSPAICATIIARSGTRDQREHWLPRFADGSVKMAFAITEPDAGSNAHRITTTARRDGDGWALNGQKTFISGVDEADAVLFVSRTQDQKGNLRPSLFIVPTAAPGFTFAPIDMEIVSPEKQFVCHLDDVRLPYDALVGDEDGGLLQLFAGLNPERIMAAAMGAGIGRLALGKAVGYAGSRQVFRTPIGAHQGLAHPLAAAKIELELARLMGQKAAWLYDEGDDTGAGEAANMAKYATAEAAIHCVDQAIQTHGGNGLTTEYGVGMLAGVVRLMRIAPVSREMILNYVAQHSLGLPKSY